A DNA window from Pyrus communis chromosome 3, drPyrComm1.1, whole genome shotgun sequence contains the following coding sequences:
- the LOC137728525 gene encoding uncharacterized protein, which yields MELYDSFWFEFPIFKKQPVSLNPSNFEENPSKPEFLRIPTRHTRSMSDELSSNTSFNLSTLSPDSVLHRTKLSTILSGKEAREIGNPKQIYSEEEPQKKVERRRRRKKKSESKSLTDLQFEELKGFMDLGFVFSEEDKDSNLVSIIPGLQRLGKKDDSREERIDESAISRPYLSEAWEVREKRKREKPLMNWRFPVLENEIDMKDNLKWWAHTVASAVR from the coding sequence ATGGAGCTATACGATTCTTTCTGGTTCGAGTTCCCGATCTTCAAGAAACAACCGGTTTCATTGAACCCatcaaattttgaagaaaaCCCATCAAAGCCAGAGTTTTTACGGATTCCAACCAGGCACACCAGGTCCATGAGCGACGAGTTGAGCTCCAATACGAGCTTCAACTTGAGCACTCTCTCGCCGGACTCTGTCCTCCACAGAACGAAGCTCTCCACAATTCTTTCCGGAAAAGAAGCCAGGGAAATCGGAAACCCGAAACAGATATATTCAGAAGAAGAACCACAGAAGAAAGTtgaaaggaggaggagaagaaagaagaagagtgaGAGCAAGAGCTTGACGGACCTTCAGTTTGAAGAGCTAAAAGGGTTTATGGATCTTGGTTTTGTTTTCTCAGAGGAAGATAAAGATTCAAACTTGGTTTCAATCATTCCTGGGCTGCAAAGATTGGGAAAGAAGGATGATAGCAGAGAGGAGAGGATTGATGAGTCTGCAATTTCAAGGCCGTACCTTTCTGAAGCTTGGGAGGTTagggagaagaggaagagagagaagccATTGATGAATTGGAGGTTTCCTGTGTTGGAAAATGAAATTGACATGAAAGACAATCTCAAATGGTGGGCTCATACTGTTGCTTCTGCAGTTAGATGA